The following are encoded together in the Triticum dicoccoides isolate Atlit2015 ecotype Zavitan chromosome 6B, WEW_v2.0, whole genome shotgun sequence genome:
- the LOC119325080 gene encoding squamosa promoter-binding-like protein 5, with protein MMSSRLSGGTMAPVSDMTDFGYAPMQSYPNFEPAGMVMPGDRQPPFQHHHLYDSLDFNAAAFSFQDPVALFSSGSASSNQLQQPFLQTQVSMPTMASSSLLQAPMMTLPGMLTSSSASPVDAYTFGGGGSAGFLKREEGGPFSDVGGGGRIGLNLGRRTYFSPADVLAVDRLLMRSRFGGAGAMGMLGLGLGAAAHHHQTPRCQAEGCKADLSAAKHYHRRHKVCEYHAKAATVAASGKQQRFCQQCSRFHVLAEFDEAKRSCRKRLTEHNRRRRKPAGAQGKDSPPPSKKADASITSSYTGDHRTNKSTTGAAFSPSASGFSCLQQQQQHEIDNGGQSSNATPTNLSLAAPPPPPPPQDDARFGAGLDTMLLIQQQGPDEQQEEEQQQHFMMTSLVQSHRQQQQQQQQQGDSGNILSCSTTSPSDQRRHQNDGDSCCNGNSMQHFFEVEFM; from the exons ATGATGAGCAGCAGGCTAAGCGGCGGCACGATGGCACCGGTTAGCGACATGACCGACTTCGGTTACGCTCCCATGCAGTCATACCCCAACTTTGAGCCGGCTGGCATGGTCATGCCTGGAGACCGGCAGCCGCCCTTCCAGCACCACCACCTCTACGACAGCCTCGACTTCAACGCCGCTGCATTCTCGTTCCAAGACCCGGTCGCGCTCTTCTCCAGCGGCTCGGCGTCCAGTAACCAGCTCCAGCAGCCGTTCCTCCAGACGCAGGTCAGCATGCCGACGATGGCGTCGTCGTCGCTGCTGCAGGCGCCGATGATGACCCTTCCGGGTATGCTGACGTCTTCCTCGGCGTCGCCGGTGGACGCATACACCTTCGGTGGCGGCGGCAGTGCTGGGTTCCTGAAGCGGGAGGAGGGTGGCCCCTTCTCGGACGTCGGCGGTGGGGGGAGGATCGGGCTGAACCTCGGCCGCAGGACATACTTTTCCCCGGCGGACGTGCTGGCCGTGGACCGCCTGCTGATGCGCTCCCGCTTCGGCGGAGCAGGCGCAATGGGCATGCTGGGGCTGGGGCTCGGCGCCGCCGCCCACCACCACCAGACCCCGCGGTGCCAGGCTGAGGGCTGCAAGGCCGACCTCTCCGCCGCCAAGCACTACCACCGCCGCCACAAGGTCTGCGAGTACCACGCCAAGGCCGCCACAGTCGCCGCCTCTGGCAAGCAGCAGCGCTTCTGCCAACAATGCAGCCG GTTTCATGTGCTCGCTGAGTTTGACGAGGCCAAGAGGAGCTGCCGGAAGCGGCTCACAGAGCACAACCGGCGCCGCCGAAAACCCGCCGGCGCGCAGGGCAAGGACTCGCCGCCGCCTTCCAAGAAGGCAGACGCTAGCATCACCAGCTCATACACCGGCGATCACAGGA CCAACAAGTCGACGACGGGCGCGGCCTTCTCGCCTAGCGCCAGTGGCTTCAGCTGccttcagcagcagcagcagcatgagaTCGACAACGGCGGCCAGTCGAGCAACGCCACGCCGACGAACCTATCCctggcggcgccgccgccgccaccgccgcctcaagACGACGCCCGCTTTGGCGCCGGCCTTGACACCATGCTGCTGATCCAGCAGCAAGGGCCCGATgagcagcaggaggaggagcagcagcagcattTCATGATGACCTCACTCGTGCAGTCGCatcgccagcagcagcagcagcaacagcagcagggcGACAGCGGCAACATCTTGTCGTGCTCGACGACGTCGCCGTCGGATCAGCGTCGCCATCAGAACGACGGCGACAGCTGCTGCAACGGCAACAGCATGCAGCATTTCTTCGAGGTGGAGTTCATGTAA